The genomic stretch ccctcaagaaaactgtctaggagatccatcttcggaaaaagttcaattttctacttttttttcaattgttttcatagctactaaaatactaaaacactacATAATtacgaaaacaaaaataagaagttaacatttttctaacatcctactactaattatctagaTAATtctctcaccccacacttaaaagagtgcagtgtccctaatgcacaaataaagaaaaacaataacgagggtggacaagaaactacctgaaaggccaaaggccaAAGCAATAGCGGCTtacggggtactcagacttccccaggCATGGTCCTTTATGTgagcaccccacacttagttctcaccatctaacTTGATTTTGCATACTTCCAATGGCTTTGCCTCCTATGCTTATAATCcggcaaaacaaaaacaaacactacaacaataataagataaaaaatataaatacaaaaaagtagtaaagatgggttgcctcccaacaagcgcctgatttaacgtcgcggcacgacacagaATCTCGTCTAATCATTGGTAAGTAACACCTTTGACTTCTGACGATCAAAGTCACCTCCATAATAGTGCTTTACTCTTTGTCCGTTCACTAAGAACGTTCTCTCGCCACCTAAGATGCGCAACTCAATAACACCATGTGGAGTGACTCTCACTACCTCAAACGGGCCCGACCATCTCGATTTGAGCTTCCCCGGAAAGAGTCTTAACcttgaattgaacaagagaaccaattgGCCCGGTTCGAACTTGCGATggtggatatgcttatcatgccagcgcttggtcttttctttatataacttggcattcTCATACGCATGCaagcgaaactcatcaagctcgttcaaGTGCATTACCCGCTTTCTACCCACTAATTCTGCATCAAATCAGCTTCTTTATCGCCCAAtaggccttgtgctcaagttccaccggtaaatggcatgccttcccataaactaGCTTGTAAGGGGAGGTTCCGATTGGAGTTTTGTAGCCAGTCCAGTATGCCCATAGAGTATCATCAAGCTTTGCAGCCCAATCTTTCCTACTTGCACCAACCGTCTTCTCGAGGATCTTCTTTATCTctctatttgagacttcaacttacCCACTAGTCTCAGGATGGTAAGCGATTGCAACCTTATGTTTGACCCCATATTGCGCTAAGGCATTGTCCAAGAGCTTGTTACAGAAAAGGGTGCCCCCATCACTAATCATCACTATCGGAGTTGACTACAACCTTGGCATCATTGGCAGGAAGAgaaatggcctccacccacttcgACACTTAGTCAACGGCCACCAAAATGTACTTACACCCATTGGACAAGGGaaacggacccataaaatcaattccccacacatcaaaaatttcAACCTCCATAATACCGTGCAATGGCATCTCATGCCTTTTAGTGATTGTTCCTATTCTCTGGCACCTATCACACCTCCTCACGAACTCATGGGCGTATTTAAACACCTTAGCTGCCGTTTTGTCACCCGCATAATGACCACCATAGGGCGACGCATGACAGTCATGTAAGATAGCATTTATTTCAGATTCGAGCACACATCTTCTCATTAACTGATCGGTACAAGATTTGAACAGAAATGGATCATCCCACACATATGACCTCACATATCGTAAGAACGTCTTTTTAGCATAAGGTTCAAGATCAGGCTCTCTCCACTTGCCAGATAGTTCACAAAATCTGCATTCCATGGCACCTCCCCAGTAGTAATGGCCAACAATTGCTCATCCAGGAATGTTTCCTTGATGACATCTCCCTCAGCTACATGATTCCGAGTTTCTAACTTGGATaggtgatcagccacttgattcttTGTTCCTTTACGGTCTCAGATAtccaaatcaaattcctgcaaaaCAGTAAAACCCAACGGATTAGACTTGGTTTAACATCTTTCTTTTGGAACAAATACCTGATGGCTGCATGGTCtatgtagacgatgactttgatGCCAACCAAATAGGCCCGAAAGTTATCGAACGCCCACACTAcagcaagcaactccttttctgTCATAGTATAATTTATTTAAGCAGGAGAAAGAGTCTTGGTTGCGTAGTAAATGGAGTGAAGTTTTTTTCTCCTCCTCTGTCCCAACACGGCCCCAATTGCACCATCACTAGCATAACACATCAGCTCAAATGGCTCTTTCCAGTCTGGAGCCACTATGATTGGTGCACTCACTAACTTCTTTTTCAGCTCCTCgaatgctttcagacaagcatcGTCAAACTTGAACGGCACATCCTTCTATAACAACCTGCACAAAAGAGAAGAAATTTTTGAGAAATCCTTTATAAATCGGAGATAAAAACCTACATGTCCCAAAAAAACTCCTAACTCCTTTCACTGAAATTGGTGGTGGCAActtttcaattgcttccaccttTGGATACCTTGTGCCCCAACACTATAACTTCACGTACCATAAAATAGCACTTTTTCCAATTCAGTACCAGATTAGTCTCCTCATAACTTGCAAGCACTTTAGCAAGATTGGTCAAGAATTCATCAAAAGAAGGAcaaaacacagaaaaatcatccataaaaaccTCCACAAACcgttccaccatatcggtgaaaatagccatcatacacctttgaaaagtcataGGTGCATTACACAACTTGAATGGCATTCTCTTAAATGAAAAATTGCCATAAGGGCATGTAAAAgttgtcttttcttgatctttcggggcaatagcaatctgattataccacGAATAGACATCAAGGAACTAATAGTATTTCTCTCCGGCTAACctgtcaagcatttgatcaatgaaggGGAGGGGGAAGTGATCTTTTCGTGTAGCATTATTCAACTTCCTATAATCTATGCATATTCGCCAACCAGTCACAGTCCTAGTTGGGATTAATTCATTTTGTTCATTCACTACAACAGTCATACCCCCTTTTTAGGTACACATTGAATAAGGCTTACCCACTTACTATCAGAGATAGGAAATACTATACCTGTGtcgagccacttaatcacttattttcttaccacctctttcatgattggatttaggcggCGTTGATATTCCACGCTAGGCTTGTGTCCCTCATCCATGagtattttgtgcatgcagaatgCAGGGCTAATACCCtttatgtcagacattgtccagcCAATGACATGCTTTTGCTCCCTCAGCACCCTTAAGAGCATTTCTTCCTACAATTTAGAAAAATGAGAAGAAACAATCACATGTAAGGTGTTAGAACTGCCCAAATATGAATATTGAAGATGAGATGGTAAGGGTTTAAGTTCCAGTTTTGGAGCCTCCTCAACTGAGGGTCTAGGGGCAGGTCGATTGGCCTATCTAGAGGCTCAAACTGGGATCTTTCTCTTATGTATTCACAAGATTCATCCAAAATTTGCAACATCTCTTTAACCTCTTCTTCCAATTCCAAGTGATTGAACAACATCAATGCCTTTTCTAGTGCATATTCTTTAAATGCACTTGGATCTACAACTGGTTCATTTATCTTCACCACAGAAATCATGGCCAGGTCCTCGTAATGACGAGGCAACTAAATGGCTCGATATACATTGAAGATCGCTTCTTTATTGTCCACCCTCAGGATCATCTTTCCTTCTCGGACTTTGATAATGGCATCTCCAGTGGCTAAAAGAGGTCATCCCAAGATGATAGGAACTAACTCATCAGCCTCGTAGTCCAGGATGATAAAATCTGCAGGGAAAATAAACTTCCCAATCTGCAGCAAGACGTCCTCAATTACCCCCGCAAGATAAACAGAAGATCTGCCAGCTAACTGTAGCAGCACCGTGGTGGGTCTCGGAGCTCCTAATCCCAATTGTTTGAACACTGACAACAACATCAGATTGatacttgcacccaaatcacacaaggctcTTCCCACATCAATTTTACCAATCCTATGGGGGATAGTAAAACTACCCGGATCTTTAAGCTTTTGTGGAAGCTTATGTTGAATCCTGGAAGTGCACTCCTCAATAAGTGCGCCGGTCTCAAATTCAGTTAACCTCCTCTTATTTGCCAATATATCCTTAatatattttgcatattttggGACCTCACGGAGCATGTCCACCAAAGGGATGTTCAAGTATATCTGCTTTAGCATATCTAAATATTTGTGTAACATGTGGTGGCACCCACTCTGATATTTGCTCAGACTCTGTTTTGTTTCTCTTATCTACCTTTTTGGCACTCTTTCTTCTTCGAGCCCGGACTGCTCCATTTTCTTCTTAGGCACTTCGACTAACTCTCTCCCATTTCTCAACATCACTGTATTGACTTGATGATTTTTCTCTGTATTACTTGGGAGAGCTCCAACAGGTCTAATATTCTGATTGTTAGCCATTTTCCCAAACTGCCTCTCCAGATTTCTGAACTCTGTGCGCAATTGTTGATTCTCAGCCATAACTTTCTGATTGTCTAGGAAGAGATTTTTCATCATGTCAGTCAAACTCTCGTCTGATTGCTGTGGAGGTTGAGGTGGATGATTATAATTAGCTTGAGGCCTGATGTtctgatttccaccccaagagaagttaggatgattcttcCATTTCGGATTGTATGTGTTATCATATTGAGCATTTTGATTCATCGGCCCTTTAgcttgttgccccacatagtagaTGGATTCAGGATTCACGGGGCAAGTAGACATCTGTTGCACATGCCGCATCTGTTGTGCTTGGTGCATTGTCAtcttattcatctgatttgctaaTCTCGCTATATCTGCCCCCGTGGCTGAGAAATCATCAAGCTCGATCACACATGCTGCCTTTTGTTTAAGTGCTCTTCGTGGttccccatctccttgccaattattatcattagcagtgaaattgtTTAGCAGGATTTGGATctcactatacggtcttgccatgcaactacccccacatgctgagtcaagattcatctttgatgcctcaTCTAACCCATCAACGAAAGTGTGACCCAACACCTCATCAGTCAGACAATGAtgtgggcagtctctgagtagcgtcttgtatctttcccaagctcgATGAAGAGTCTCGCCATctcgttgttgaaacccaagaatctggctcctcagcgactttgtcttcttagtgggaaaaaacttgattaagaatttccttgctagatcatcccaattgtggattgagttcacgggctccttttgcaaccattccttagcttcccccagcagtgaaaagggaaataatgttagcctgacatagtccttggaaacgtttgGATAATTGTAAGTGCCTGTAATTTCCATGATGTTCTGAATGTACCTCttcgggtcttcatgagatagacccacatattgccctgtggactgaatcagctctATCATGTATTGTTTGAGTTCAAAGTGACCCGTGATCTCAGGCTTCACAAttgcctgagtcatattagcaagattgggccttgcagcTTCTATCATCGGACACCattcattacctgccatctctattggctgtggttgaactatgatgtccaactctctttcaattCTAGTTCTAGCTTCAACTTCCCTCCTCACTCTATAAAGTATTCGTTCGATCtcaggatcaagaggaaggatattgtttgcgcttctactcctccgcattcaagagaagagcctgcgttatcacaaataaagcaaactaaaaattaaaacttgaacaaataatgattaaaagcttaacttagataaacaatcaataacgaagtccccggcaacaacgccaaaaacttgttggttccccaagtacacgcaagtatacgtggccatcaagtaataaagtgactcgaaagtcgaATGTCGAACCCATAGAGACCTAGATCAATTGtcaactaagcaaactaaaatcaattaattgtccaagatatttaagagtgatatttttctattaatctactattgcggaaattaaacaagtaacaactaattTATCAAGAATGTAAATGTGTATGATGAGATTTTAATTCAGAGGAGATGAAAGTTCCAGGGTTCTGGTTGgttatcaatcctattaagttcaataatcacactcgttaatccagattatcaatggttgctaattaaccggatcgtttatatgaatagcatgttccTACAATACTACTCGCCTGCCCAtaatatatcaatcctatattcctatggtattgagtctatcatgaatgaatataatacggtattcaatTAAGCAAGaatgttaggtatattcctatcctaatcgCGAAATCGTCACCCGAGCCatgggttcagaaacaagctctctttaattctactctaatctaaacacggctttccccaagcatagcatagatagtagggtgaattggtagctactacaattcacaagttaaaactagaattaaagaaacaaccacaagatgataatccgAATTAACGATGTAATTAATAAACGCTAATAATAATGTCAACCACAATCCTAAAACtagagtgcttagccactcatgttcgtagtaacaattttccaggtattttgcataaacaaattacaaagaaaagataaatgaatgaagaactcgatgattttctcctccaaaagttgTTCCACGTGATGTTCTTTCCTCAGGTCGCAAAAACTCCTCTAACaatggtgtttaatgactatttatatgtgtaaaaAAAAGCCTAGACGAAATAATCAAGTCCAAATCCAAAAAAGAGTCAAAATAGGCTTTAAAATCCGGAAAACCCTCGCTACAGGCCTCGCGGCGTGAGGCAAAATGCGAGCTTCATCTCGCTGTAGCCCGTGCGACGCAAGCCTTGTCACGCGCTTTAATCCTCGCCTCGCCTTCTCTAACGCGAGCAAAGTACGCCTGCTGCTGCTTCGATTCAATTTTGTTGCCTAACATTTCCAATTCacgtttttgtttcttttttcaattgttctttttgtcttcttttgatTTGTCAAAATTGTTCgttgtaaaatatttttaaaaaaggaaCTGTTAATATATGGAAACATGggagttaaataataaaaacaatgtaCACTATTTATTCATTTAGCATGTAGTAATCTTTCAAAGAAACAAAAGAGTTAAAAGAATTTtcaaattaatatatttttgtcaATATTACCGTGAaatatatgttatttttgtgtattcttgagtttttttatttttatagaatttaatgtttatatttcattttaaaacGTAACAGAAATTGTTAATATGTAGAAATTGTTCgaagtaaataaaagaaaagtgtTAATATATGGGAACTTAGCAGATTTTTTCTTTAAgcaataaatatttattaaacaaCCAAGTCAAATCAGAGTTACGTTATGGAAAATCCTTGTTCTTTAAATGAGAAgcatcaaaacaaaaaataaaagctaaacatgAAGGATAGAAATCCCAAGTTACACGAGTTACATACGATAAAGCTATATGAGCAAGAGAGACAGCCGCTTTATTAACATTCCGCCTAGTCCATGGAAGGACAAATCATTGAATTAATTCTTCAAAACGTGGAAGGACAAATCATTGAATCTATACCAACGGAACACTTTAACTCTATTTTTACTGTACCATACCATTTTAACACGTCCGACTGACATGGCATGTAACGTGAGCATCACTGTTGTTGAGCGCGTGAACATTAAAAATATGTTGACAAAAACTATTTCAATGGTAAAAATATACCCCTTCCCTATTATATAAACCCTTGTCCCTTTTTACTTTGTCTCTTAAATCCAGCCATATTTCTTTACCCTTTTCTTGATTTTTTGGTTTAAAAATTCTAGTCTTCTCTTCAAATTGAAAGTAGTCTCGCCCGAGTGTTCAGATTTTGGCTTAATCTCTCAATTTTGTGGATAATGTCTCTCACACCAAGAATCGATTCATGTCGGTGTGATCATGAATGTCAATTAAAAACTTCATGGTCTCCATCTAATCCTTGAAGGAGGTTCTATGGATGCAAAATTGAAAAGGTAAGTTTTAATTAActacaattaattatttttactatgttgTCCCCGATTTTAGTTTgaatcaatttctttttttttttgaaggacAAAGGTGGATGTAACTATTTTAGGTAGGTTAATGACGAGTTTCCTAGAAAAACGAATAGGGCTATTTGGGGTTTATTGAACAGGGTCAaagcttttgaagaagaaagggaTCGAGCAAGAATATAGAGGAAGAAATTGGCTTCTGTTATAGTAATAGTGCTAATTATCTGGGTTTGCTATTGTGCCTTCGATCATTGAAGTTGTTGTAGTTCTGCACATGGTTGGAGTAGAAGAGTTTTGATGACATTATGTCATCTATGTCTTAGCTCTTGTATTTTGTGTTTGTAATAGTGGTTGATATATTTTGGATGTGTCTTAACTGGTAGTTTGTGTGAATGAAATTGTAGTCTGTGGCCTTATTTCaatgaattgaagaaattttCTGCCATTTGTTTTATGTACTGGTTCAAATATGGAATTCGAAGTGCTAACATGTTGAAGTTGTAATTGAACTCAACTGATAAGCACTTAACAAACATCCATCACAGGCATTAGAGAGCTTGCCATACTTCTTTTTTTAAGGCTCATTCTtggcctttcttctttttttgggggGGTCTGCCTGACATTGGCATTGGTGCTGGAGGCTCAATTACCATGTTATTAGTGTCAGGCCACATCTTCATGTTAGGGATTTATTCAAGAAAGTATTGATATGCCTTGAGAAATGTCTCCTTTCTATGCCAGTTATCCACATAATTATATGGTTCTTCTTCTTGGTGACAGATTTCACATATTGCATGTGCACAAGAGATCCTTCTTAACTGCCAGGATCTACAAGTGCATGTTCTTCTCATCAAGTTCACCATATGTATGTATTCATACTCATCAACCTCAAACCCATCAGTTCCAAACCACAAAACTTTGCATTTCCTAGAAAACTCCATATTTTCTTCTAGAATCACCCTTGCCGTAGGAGAAATATCTGTAATCCAAATCTCTGCAAACTTTATCATATCAACATGTCTCCTAACTACTTTATATCTAATGTCATCTAACATGCTAATAATAGACTGGTGCCTAGGTGCTAATATCCAAGAATTAAAGGTCGCACACATATTATTTTCTGCAATATCACATTTGAAGTGTTCAAGAAAAAACGCTCTGCATCAAATACTCTTTGTTATACTTCAATAGGCTTTCAcatatattttttcaagtttTCCCAACTAGTTCTTCTTTCAactttgtgatgacccaaaatatcatctttaaatttaataagtaattatgtattataagaCTTTGAAAATCACCATTTATCATTCATCGACTTACGTGCGCCGTCCGTACAATTTTCCAGAAagtgtttatgtgaaaaatggattaaaatgtgaaatagagctttaaaactcaactgagttgactttggtcaacattttgagcaaacagatccggatcagtattttgacaattccggtaggtccgtatcgtgatttgggacttgggcgtatgcccggaatcgaattccgaggtccctagcccgagatatggaattttaatgaaaaatcaaaagcttgaaagcttaatgattttaagaaattactgatgttgaaTTTATTGACCCCGAGTCATCATTTTGGTTCTGGAGtctggtataggtccactataatatttaagacttgtccgCCGAATTTGgagagaatcggagttgattggcatgattcggacgtccggttgtaaaaatataagttttaaagttttcctgaaaatttcctttgatttggtgtccgattcgtagttcttgatgttattttggcgatttgatcgcgcgagcaagtttgtacaatgttttaggacttgggtgcatgtttggtttggagccccgagggctcgggttggtttTGGGTAAttaacggaccatttttggacttgggaaaaactgcagaaatctgcttctggtatccttcttcgcgttcgcgagagggggctcgcgttcacgaagaagaaactGGAGGCAGGTGAAAATTACTCTTCATGTTTACGAAGAGAgggccgcgttcgcgaatggAACAAGGCCTGGCCGGGCACCAAGCgataaagcttcgcgttcgcgtagggtgtatcgcgttcgcgaatgccAAATTTGGCAAGGCCTCACGTTCACGACATTGCCTTCGAGTTCGCAAAGAGCAAAGTTTtggcagcacaaaaatgtgcttcgcgaacgcgaggcactgaccgcgttcgcgaagggtaaaagttccagaaacagaacttaagttctggaaaatgggattcgtcccattttcaacccttttccatttttgagctcgggtaaggcaatTCTTGGGCGcttttcacggaaaaacattcGGGTAAGTGgttcttatcctatattgattatattttattattccatactcgtttatatcatgaatctgtgaatttatggaagaaaaattagatttttataacatcttccaaaaacgaaaatttaagatttgaaggtccatttgacaccggaatttgataaattttgtatggttgaactcgtattcgaacgggtgttcggattttgtaagttttttcttagatttgagacatgggtcccactgtcgaatattttaataaatttcagatTTATATCCGGCAAATTAGTAaattgatatggaattaattcctatgatttgtattgagtatattgagttgtttatgaatagatttgaagcttttggagacaaatttaaaaggaaaagctatggtcgagattgattggaatttgcaaagcaaggtaagtgtcgtggttaaccttgacttgagggaatagaacccttaaactatttgttatgtgaaatgcatgtgaacgacgtataggcgaggtgacgagtgtctatacatcgtcaaattaattgtttgcataattacttgaaaaatcataaatcgttttaaatcatgaattaattattataataattgttcctctcctattctttgtcaaatattaattcttgaattcctgcattaattgttacatgctatttgaattatgtgccttaattgttgtttgacatttagcatattaaatattaaactgcctattttctccctgatgtccataataatttgctatttgtcattggtTGCtttataattaaatcataattattgtatgcttgttgtcttataattttatattaattattgtatttattgcggaaatttcttctataagaattggtaaatggatatattggaggatcgagatacacgccgcaatagaattgattgaaatggatatattggaggatcgggttgcacaccgcaacagacttattaaaagttcatattggaggatcaggttgcacgccgcaatagacttatttaatagttgatatatatatatatatatattggaggatcgggttgcatgccgcaacagacttgattaaaatgataTATATTGGagaagcgggttgcacgccgcaacagaattgaatgtgaatatattgtgagagcgggttgcacactgcaacggaaattgatggaaatgataattggttatgactgttgagttggcttcaattattataaatgagttacctgatttatttctattatttgttgtttttactaatattgcgtacatgttaaagtaagtgacccgccttagcctcgtcactacttcgtcgaggttaggctcagcatttaccggtacatggggttggttgtactgatactacactttacattttttgtgcagatttcggagttggtcccagcggggtactatagacttgctcggatttcagctactcggaggaaacttgaggtataactgcacagcggccgcagttctgaagtccccgtctattttactttagctgtgtgtttgttttcagacaTCTTTAttatattcagacctttatttgggatggtatttaaacaccaattctgggatggtatttagacaccgttgttttttttggattattccctatatttcagaatttacttccgcaattgttctttgttattaatcaatttaaaaattgttttaaaaatggataatattactctaacgttggcttgcctaggaagtgaaatgttaggcgccatcacggtccgaaggtgggaatttcgggtcgtgacggttggtatcaaagcactaggttacataggtctcacgagtcacgagcatgcttagtagagtttgaaggatcggtacggagacgtttgtacttttctcttagaggctatgaagtttaggaacaacatcacttctttcttattctgtcattcgattttattttatcatcgatgattgaatcattctactcttattctctcgcacattgtgagaacacgtaatacctctaccgatggacaggaaCCAGAACCCccagtggcaactatggccacgggtagaggttgaggccgaggtcatgctagaggccgaggcagaggcagaggcagaggtagagctcagtccagagctcgagcaactGCACCTATTATAGAACCTCATatggatcttcaggaggaagttccagttcagaatgtactagttggaccagttcaggtcccggaaggattcatagccactccagtacttcaggacgctctagtccatttggtaagtcttatggagggcgtggcccagaatggtacatttccagcggcaccaaccgtctcacaggctgggggaggagcacaaactcccactactcccactccggagcagatggctccctagaatcaggctccagcagcctcgccagttggggtagttcaaccaattattgcggcacagaccggtgataggcctgccatgtcttttaaggccttattgagacttgataagtttactaagctctttacagttcacttcagtggtacacattctgaggacccacaagattatcttgaatgCTGCCAccaggtgctgcggaacatgggtatagttgagaccaatggggttgattttactgtatttcagatgacgggttctgccaagaggtggtggagagattatacactGACCtgaccagtcggatcgcctgcacttacctgggaaaagttctctcagctatttctggagaagttcctccctatcacactgagagagaaattttgcaagcaatttgagcgtctacagcagggcagtataactgttactcagtatgagtcctgttttgtggatttggcccgtcatactctccttttactacctac from Nicotiana tabacum cultivar K326 unplaced genomic scaffold, ASM71507v2 Un00123, whole genome shotgun sequence encodes the following:
- the LOC107801619 gene encoding uncharacterized protein LOC107801619, which translates into the protein MLKQIYLNIPLVDMLREVPKYAKYIKDILANKRRLTEFETGALIEECTSRIQHKLPQKLKDPGSFTIPHRIGKIDVGRALCDLGASINLMLLSVFKQLGLGAPRPTTVLLQLAGRSSVYLAGVIEDVLLQIGKFIFPADFIILDYEADELVPIILG